A stretch of DNA from Spirosoma endbachense:
AAGATGGTATCCTGGTGAATTACCAGGCCATTCGTGATCAGGTTCATATCATCGGTGAGAAAGAATCGCAGGGGTGCTGCTATGCCGATAACTGGAGTTCGGTACAGTTCCAGCGCATGGCCAATGTGTCGCTGGAGGCTGGTAAAACGCCCTTGTCCGTGGATGAAATGATCAAAGATGTGAAAAAAGGCATCTACATCATTGGGGATGGCTCGTTTTCGATTGATCAGCAACGCTACAACTTCCAGTTTGGCGGACAGCTGTTCTACGAAATCAAAGATGGTCAGATTGTCGGTATGTTGAAAGATGTGGCCTACCAGGCTAATACCCGTGAGTTCTGGAACTCCTGCGTCGCTGTCTGCGATGAGCGCGATTACCGGCTAGGGGGGGCTTTCAACGATGGGAAAGGCCAGCCTTCACAATCCAGCGCGGTATCGCACGGAAGTTCGACCGCTCGCTTCAACGGGGTCAACGTGATCAATACTGCCCGGAAAATCTAAAAACAAGTTGCGGCTGGCTGACACTGCAAAAGGTACACCAACCAGCCGCAAACTATAAACCTAAAACGACAAACTAAATAAATGGCTATTTTAACTAAAGACGAAGCCAAACGAATCATTGATAAGGTTTTGGGCTATTCAAAAGCCGATGAAACCAGTGTTAGCCTGAATGGTGGTCGGACCGGTAATATTCGGTATGCGCGTAACTCCGTTTCGACCAGTGGCGAAACGGACAATTTAGCGCTGGCGGTTACAGCCGTATTCGGCAAGCGCAGCGGTACCGCGACGATCAACGAGTTCGACGACGCGTCGCTGGAGAAAACCGTTCGGCGGGCTGAAGAAATTGCCCGCTTAGCTCCCGAAAACCCGGAGTATATGTCTATGCTTGGGCCGCAGAAATACCTGGAAACAAGTACGTATGCAGAAAGCACGGCCAAAATTGACCCGGAATTTCGTGCTCAGGCTGCGTTCAATAGCATCGATCCATGCCGTCAGAAGAACCTGACCGCTGCGGGCTACATGGAAGATACAACAGGATTTACAGCCATTGGCAACAGCAAGGGTTTATTCGGCTATAACCGGTCAACGGGTGTTGATTTCTCCATTACCGTTCGGACTGCTGACGGACTGGGATCTGGTTATGCCAATCCCGACGTAAACGACGTCAGCAAACTAAACACGAAGTCTACCACGGAAATCGCCATGCAGAAAGCATTGGCATCGGCCAGTGCCCGAGCGCTGGAGCCGGGTAAATACACGGTTATTCTGGAACCAACGGCTTCGGTTGAATTGCTGCAAAATATGATGCGTAGCATGGATGCCCGTAGTGCCGACGAAGGCCGTAGCTTTCTGGGCAAAAAAGGGGGAGGTACCCGTCTGGGCGAAAAGCTGTTCGATGAACGGGTTACTATTATTACCGATCCGATGAATGCCGATCTGCCGCTCGCTCCATTTGGTGGTGGTGGCGGAGGAGGTGGCGGTGGCCGCTTTGGTGGTGGCGGAGGTGGCGAAGGCGTACCTCAGGAAAAGATCACCTGGATCGAGAATGGCGTTGTCAAGAACATGTTCTACTCGCGATTCTGGGCGGATAAGAAGGGCGTTAAAGCCGTTCCACCACCATCCGGTTTCATTGTTCAGGGTGGTACGCAGTCACTGGCCGATTTGATCAAAAGTACGGATAAGGGCATTCTTGTCACGCGCTTCTGGTACATCCGCGCTGTTGATCCACAGACCCAGTTATACACGGGCCTTACCCGCGACGGGACGTTTTATATTGAAAATGGGCAGATTAAGTTTCCGGTCAAGAATTTCCGGTTCAACGAAAGCCCGGTTATTATGCTCAATAACCTCGAAGCACTCGGCAAACCGGTTCGGGCGGGTGGCAACCTGATTCCGCCGATGAAGATCAGGGACTTCACCTTCACGAGCTTGTCGGACGCTGTTTAGCCTGCCCGGTTCTGGTCTGTGGTTCATGCGGTAAGGTCAGCAAAGACCCTATGCATGAACTACAGACCAGAAACAACGAACTAAGAATCGCAAACTAAAAACCATAACTTATTTTGAACCGCCGAAACTTTAATCAATTGATGGGTATGGGGGCAACCGGGATATTGCTTCCCAATTTGCCTGCTTTTTCCCGTACCGTTAGCCCTGAAGCTTTACTGGAGCCGGGGGTAGATGTTGCCACGAAAAAGCGCCTGGCCGATGCAGCATTGAACGCGGCCAAAAGCAAAGGGGCCACGTATACAGATGTCAGGATTGGTCGTTACCTGAATCAATTCGTGATTACGCGTGAGGATAAAGTTCAGAATATCGTAAACACAGAGTCTTATGGTGTTGGCGTTCGTGTCATTGCCGATGGTTGCTGGGGTTTTGCTGCCGTAGTCGATGCCAAGAGCGAAGCAGATACGGCCAAAGCCGCTGAAAAAGCCGTTGCTATCGCGAAGGCAAATGCCAGATTGATGAAACAACCCGTTCAACTGGCTCCCCAGAAAGGCTATGGTGAAGTGAGCTGGAAAGCGCCGATTCAGAAAAATGCGTTCGAGGTCCCGATTAAAGAAAAGGTTGACCTGTTGTTATCCGTAAACGACGCTGCTCTCAAAAACGGCGCAAACTATGTGAATTCAGTGCTGTTCATGGTCAATGAGCAAAAGTATTTTGCCTCGACCGATGGCACTTTTGCCGATCAGGATGTTCACCGGTTATGGCCAATATTCAACGTAACAGCTATTGACCCCAAGACGGGTAAGTTCGAAACGCGCAACGCGCTGAGTGCGCCGGTCGGCATGGGCTACGAATACCTGCAAGCCAATCCTTCGGATAAAGTGACGGGTGTTACTACACGTTACAATAAGGGGTATGACATGCTGGAAGATGCGACCGCTGCCGCCAAACAGGCGCGGGCGAAACACAGCGCCAAATCCGTTGAAGCCGGGAAATACGATCTGGTACTTGACCCCTCCCACCTGTGGCTGACCATTCACGAATCGGTGGGTCACCCGCTCGAACTCGACCGAGTACTGGGCTATGAAGCCAATTTTGCCGGTACGTCCTTTGCTACCCTGGATAAGTGGAAAACCAAGAACTTCAACTATGGCAGCAAGCAGGTCAACCTCTTTGCTGATAAATTACAGGTTGGTTCATTAGGTGCTGTTGGCTGGGATGACGAAGGCGTTAAGACCAAACAGTGGGATCTGGTGAAAGCGGGAACCCTGGTGAACTATCAGGCCATTCGTGATCAGGTGCACATCATCGGCGAAAACGAATCGCAGGGGTGCTGCTATGCCGATAACTGGGGCTCTGTCCAGTTCCAGCGCATGGCCAATGTGTCGTTGGCCGCTGGAAAAACACCCCTGTCGGTGCAGGATATGATTAAAGATGTGAAAAAAGGCATCTACATCATTGGGGATGGCTCGTTTTCGATTGATCAGCAACGCTACAATTTCCAGTTTGGCGGACAGCTGTTCTACGAAATCAAAGATGGTCAGATTGCTGGCATGCTGAAAGATGTGGCCTATCAATCCAACACGCAGGAATTCTGGAACTCCTGTGTCGCTGTCTGCGATGAGCGTGATTATAGACTAGGGGGCTCGTTTTTCGATGGCAAAGGGCAACCACCGCAATCCAGCGCGGTATCGCACGGAAGTTCGACCGCCCGCTTCAACGGGGTCAACGTGATCAATACTGCCCGGAAAATCTAAAAGCCCTCCGCTTCCAGTTTTCAGTTCATTGACGAGTCATCCAATTGAAAACTGGAAGCGTATAAACACGACACTTTTATGGCAACCATACTCACCGAAGCAGAAGCGAAAGCGCTGCTGACAAAAGTTTTAAGTTATTCGAAAGCAGACGAGTGTGAGGTCAATATTCTCGGCGAAGAACGGGGAAATCTTCGCTATGCTCGTAA
This window harbors:
- a CDS encoding TldD/PmbA family protein, which translates into the protein MAILTKDEAKRIIDKVLGYSKADETSVSLNGGRTGNIRYARNSVSTSGETDNLALAVTAVFGKRSGTATINEFDDASLEKTVRRAEEIARLAPENPEYMSMLGPQKYLETSTYAESTAKIDPEFRAQAAFNSIDPCRQKNLTAAGYMEDTTGFTAIGNSKGLFGYNRSTGVDFSITVRTADGLGSGYANPDVNDVSKLNTKSTTEIAMQKALASASARALEPGKYTVILEPTASVELLQNMMRSMDARSADEGRSFLGKKGGGTRLGEKLFDERVTIITDPMNADLPLAPFGGGGGGGGGGRFGGGGGGEGVPQEKITWIENGVVKNMFYSRFWADKKGVKAVPPPSGFIVQGGTQSLADLIKSTDKGILVTRFWYIRAVDPQTQLYTGLTRDGTFYIENGQIKFPVKNFRFNESPVIMLNNLEALGKPVRAGGNLIPPMKIRDFTFTSLSDAV
- a CDS encoding TldD/PmbA family protein, which gives rise to MNRRNFNQLMGMGATGILLPNLPAFSRTVSPEALLEPGVDVATKKRLADAALNAAKSKGATYTDVRIGRYLNQFVITREDKVQNIVNTESYGVGVRVIADGCWGFAAVVDAKSEADTAKAAEKAVAIAKANARLMKQPVQLAPQKGYGEVSWKAPIQKNAFEVPIKEKVDLLLSVNDAALKNGANYVNSVLFMVNEQKYFASTDGTFADQDVHRLWPIFNVTAIDPKTGKFETRNALSAPVGMGYEYLQANPSDKVTGVTTRYNKGYDMLEDATAAAKQARAKHSAKSVEAGKYDLVLDPSHLWLTIHESVGHPLELDRVLGYEANFAGTSFATLDKWKTKNFNYGSKQVNLFADKLQVGSLGAVGWDDEGVKTKQWDLVKAGTLVNYQAIRDQVHIIGENESQGCCYADNWGSVQFQRMANVSLAAGKTPLSVQDMIKDVKKGIYIIGDGSFSIDQQRYNFQFGGQLFYEIKDGQIAGMLKDVAYQSNTQEFWNSCVAVCDERDYRLGGSFFDGKGQPPQSSAVSHGSSTARFNGVNVINTARKI